In the Salvia miltiorrhiza cultivar Shanhuang (shh) chromosome 8, IMPLAD_Smil_shh, whole genome shotgun sequence genome, GGAAAACACAAGCAATAACGTAAAAGATATGGAAATCACCGATCTATTCGATTTGTAAGTGGAAGACTGAAATTGATCGGACAAAATTAAAAAGACAGATAAAGGATGGAAagtcccaaaacctctgaatctaacctacgaaatgatttaggcgaacgaatccctaaaccctaaCGTGCAGttgatgcagcaactcggggacgatgaatgacacacgacgagggatgatgaacccgccgatacgccgataggtTGGATTTGCTTGAGCAAAAtccaggaagaactcgaagttctcacgagagaataatctcacaaatttcatatatcatcaaagttaattctttcgttccatacagccgccatataaataggcaaaataaaaccctagtttaaagaaggacataatcgtaaaaacaaggaaactaaTAAACTTGCTCAACAAGCTAaaataaccctagcgagaaaaCCAGCTCCGTACGCTCTGCTCTTTACGTCCGCTTCCTCTACTCTGGGAattccgctctgctctggtaattccgctcctctgctctggaaagcccgctctttgatttctctgccatttagatttcgctgctctggcattttgatttctctggcatttgACTTCGCGGCTCTGgcattttgatttctctgctcgggcagactcgactTGATTTCTCTACTCGGGCAGACTCGACTCGATTTCTCTGTTCGGGCAGACTCGactcgatttctctgctcgggcagactcgacgtgatttctctgctcgggtaGACTCgacgtgatttctctgctcagtcgattcctctggcgggacgaattcctctggcggaaggattcctctggcgggactctggcgcttcgattcctctggcgcttcgattcctctggcgtttcGATTCCGCTGGCGTCCTTGGCTCTGATCTGGCGAGGGATTCAACTCTGCtttggcgcgagcttggctctgttcgggctgcatcactCACCCAATAGTCACGGCCACAAAGCCGCGAATGAAAAATCCTAGGCACCAATCGCCGCCAATCGACCGCCACCGCAACGGCCCTCATTCCGACAAAGTCAAGGTCTGAACAGCGCCAGCCAAACGAGAATGAGACGGGAAGAGAGAGATATCTCCCCTCTTCTTCTTTTTGCACTAGATGAGATAGAAAGGGGATCTACCACTTTTCGTTTTCAAACGTGAagtcaaataaaatattacagctgaaacaaaagaaagaattCCATTTGAATAATATACCAGGCTGGACTTCACATTCACAATATACCAGCTTGGAAGAcaaattgtttaaatatatatatatatatatatatatatatatatatatatatatagtgttaatatataagagtagccacttttatatagtaaaaataaattttacccactcaaataaaaacataaaaaaatacccattttttgtgttaaaggactaaattactcttctatataaatgggcaaaccctagcctcctctcattctctcatttgtctctctctctcttctctctctctacgtgctctctcatctctctctctctctcttctctctctttctctctaactctctcttctctctccttctctcttctctctcctcctccAACCTCTCGCtcgctctttctctctctcttctctctcctctctctcttctctctctcctcttccaTCTGTCTTGTCGCCTTCGTCTCTTCGTCACGAATCCGAGCTCTTCACTCTGCCCTCTCCTCTCGGCCTCTCTTGGCTTGTCGCGCCGCCTTCTCCCATTCGATTCCGGCTTTGTGCAGCCCCACCGCTGGCGAAGATCTCTCCATTTCTCTATTTGGCGGACAGATCGGAGCTGTGTGGACAGATCTCTCTGTAAACATCAGATCGAAGCCCCTCACCTCTCCCCCTACTCTCTCACGGCTGTCCTCTCTCCCCGGCTCTCGGTCTTTTCCCACACCAAATTTCAACATGAACACGGTGGATCTGAGGGGGAGCGTGGCGTGCGGTGAGGGTACTGGCGGCGCGATCTGCAGAATTCAGATTTGAGATCTCTGTCATCGTCTACAACGATCTCAAATTATTTCTCCATCTTGGAATCATTGGgatgagaatgagaatgatTTAGAGATTCTAGATTTTGGGATTGTTCTTATTCAATTACTTTAAGAAAATATGCCATTTAGAAGAGAAATTTGAGGAAAAgttgaattcaatttgaatttaatcgaaAACAAATATAAGTAACGAAGAACTTGATGAAAATCgtgcaattttgtacaaatgctcttgaattcacaaccaggtttatgaattcacaactgaattatcggcgttggttgtgaattcacaattgaaatagtgttgattgtgaattcaagttttattggttgtgaattcacaacttgaaaaagTGTTGTTTGTGAatcaagttttatcggttgtgaattcacaacttgaaatagtgttggttgtgaattcacaacttgaaatagtgctggttgtgaattcacgcgaattcacaaccaacacttgttattcacaaccaatacttgaattcagttgtgaattcgagttgaattcacaaccagtgaacagtgagtatttgtaaaaattttatatgtaagggtaaaatggtaaatgtgggtattttttaaagtttttatattagtggctaatttttaattttactaaaggaaagtgggtatttttaaaatccactcatatatatatatatatatatatatatatatacacacatatataccaGCCTGACTTTAAAACATTTTTACAGGTTGTATCCCTATTTCAGTAATTCCATGCTGGCAACACTGCAAATTCCATACAGATTAATGAGTTCTCCTTGACTCACACATATACATGCTGGTATTAAGTTCTAAATCGCCTGAGTTATCAATTTGTGCGACAATTTTCAGGCTGACTGGTAGCCTTACTTTCAAAAATTCCAAGCAGCGAAACACCAAAACTCGTGTTGGCAAACGGATTCAACTTGGCTCACATTTCCATAAACAAGTCCAGCCTGACAGTAAAATTCGTATTGGTCCTGCCATCCACCATCGTAGTATTTTCCAAGCTGGCAAGTCAAGATATATACACGTATGTGTGTGTCAagtccataaaaaaaaaaaaaaaaaaaaaaaaaaaaaaaaacatcttgTGGACCTAACATCACTACAAAGTGTATTCAATCCTTCATTCTAAGCTGGCAAAATACCACGATCCATGTTGGCAAACGGTCATAAGCCGTATTATTTCTTTGAAATATCTCATGCTGGAAATGCACCAAACTCTAAAGTGACACACGGATTCAGCCTGACTCACATACACGGGCTGCCATTTAAGTCCATGTAAGATCACATCATCCATCGATTGACGTATGCTCAAACTGCAAGTATATTAGTTTCACGCAATACTAAAGAGAATTTGCCTCCGACTCGCAAGCTAATCTTGCAATCCGTTGCAGCTTGGCAAACATGATGGTTCGACATCCCAAAAAATCCACCTATACGGAATGGCTATAATCAATTAACTCTTCaattagaattaaaattctaattgtagagtggggggctaactgtagtgggcaaaattcgtcaacttggctcaagctCAATTAACCTTCCAAGCTGGACCAATGAGCTAAACAGCCCGATCAGTCCAGCCCGACAAACTTCGAACCAACTTGGATCAATAACGAGACTGACCCAtttacttaagaaaacttgttcGCCCAGCCTGATAAGTGAAGTTATACTTATCTCGAGATGAACCTGGACCGACCCAGGATGACTATCCCACTTCAAGTCCAACTTGTCTCAACAGTCTGGTTGAATAATTCACACTTAGCCCAAACCCATCAAGTTAGTTCGTCAACCTGGCATGACCCTAAAAAGTCAAATTGGCCCAACAGTTTGGTCCATCTAGCCCGGAAAGCTATAGACCGACTTGAGTCCACAACCAAGCTAGATATATTGCATGCGGCCCAATGGTTATTGACAACCTAGAAAGACAAAGTTACAAGGCCCAGCTgtcaaaccctaaaacacgTTTCTCACCAAGCTGACACGATCAGACGGGTAAATCTTTATGATCCCgcccaaatcgcaacaacccgGGAGATAAAGGCCTTGACGAGGCCAAACTGTAGAAACCCTAGTGGCTGGATGTCCACTATATAAACAGCTTGACTAGGCCATCAAAGACACACGAAATTCTACTTGCTCTCTACTTCTTGAACTCTCTCTACTCTGCCGCCAGGCTGATTACTTTTCCAAGTCAGATACAGCCAACTTGGCCACTTTCCATCTTTCATTATCACAACCGgctgtcaccgtttccaccctccgacgccgcctACAGCCTGGAATAACCGCGCATTCCAGCCtgtctttctctcttatttcatcATGTTCTTTATTTCACTTCGCTATTCCGTTACTAACTTGAGCGTCgaaggctctacggtcgacaccccttcccggtgctcaacctagggctcttacatgttcttgtgttgacaggttgctagtgcccgatCGATCCGGACGTACAGACGTCATcctcaattgtagattttagcctctacaactGGTACTAAACAATGACCACTGAAATTCACTTTTTTCTCGATTGAAAAGGGGTTTGAAAtcttccaactaagactactgagaacaggctctcgaTTGATCCATTCTAGGCTTATGATAAAACAAGAAGTGCCTAGTCTattaagagagtttaggtaatcagctagactgattttacaacaatgattactctcttcttcgattcgaaatctatctatctatggAAATGCTGGCTCTTTAATtcgacagagcttcagcgtatgtcttcgAATCGGTGGTGATTGCAGTTGTTCCTCAaactctatttataggtgaagtcttgaatagatctgttggagagatggtcttcgggatttctgccgttgtgagaggATGTCGCTTCTTGGActgaggtggcaatcttcgGATACTCTTTTTGACAGATATTTGAATTGTCTTGTCCTCGAAGTATGGTGTTTCTGCATCTTTACACGCAAATGGAAGATCTGGTACTTGCAAGGACAATCTTTAAATCTTCGGCATTTAAAGTTATTGtacttgagcatttaatgcgacGTGTCTGATACTCTTCACTTCAGTCAAATGCAAAATGTCGACTGGTACTTGACTTAGGCTTCAGTTCAAAGCTGATATTGTATTGTATGAACATCTTCGACTGATGACTGATGACTTCCAGTCATGGTGCGCCCTTCAGTTTGTTTAGCTAAATATGTTTTAGTTGTGATGTCTTCAACCTTCAATCTTTTGTTCTTTGACCTACTGATCTTCGGTCTTTACAGCTTCAGTCAAGGCAAATGAGGACCAACACACTTGGACCTGCAAGAGAAATAAAGACAAGCGAAGCAACCTgatgattttggtatcatcaaaactacgAGGTTGGATATCTTTTTGAGTCCCAACACTTTGGATCTGCAGCACATCTTTAAAACAAAAGCGATAACTCTGCAGGGGCTTATGCATTTTTAATATAACACATGATAGATTAGTTACACGATATAATACCTGACGATCATGCACAACACATTCAATAGATGATTGTTTCAGTCCATACTTGGTGCCATAGCGATGAATACATCTCACTTTTATCATTGACTTTGTGACAAAAGGATGCAAATCAACAATTTTCGTATATATAGGTGCCATTATGTCTTCCAATATCTGCAATCCTGCAAAAAACCATTCACTTAGTATTTGTAACCTTTGTTTGTAATAGTTAGCACTACAAATAGGATATTAATTAGATGTACAGGTTACAAATAGCAGTTTTTGTACTTAGAGCTGAAATGCAAAAAGTTTAAACAGGGGCTATAGCTTTCCAACGAATAGAACATGAGTAAAGGTATACAAACATGTGAACTTTAAATTCTtttaagtattatattttcaGTGATAAAATTACTTGATTCAACAAACGGAAAGGTATAAACAAATAGTGATATTTATTTGGAACAGTACATGACAAACAAACAATGATCTATATTTCATTTTTGAATGATATACAAACTATGATCAAATTTATTCAATATTCATTGACAGATAACAATGATATACATAAAAACAGTAGTATCTATATAATGAAATCTAAAACAAGTGTATATAAACTTCTATCAAATATTGTTCAGAATCTTGTAATTTCAAAAACGAAAAACTTTTTCTGAAAGAGAAACAATTTGTTGAAAGGGAATAACAAAATTTGTCCAAAAAAATTACCAgcaaatattttttgaaaaccCTTTTTGAAAATGAGCAGATGCCGcttgtatttataggcaaatttCAGACAcaattttgaaattcaaatttttaattttagctCTATGTTTAGGCCCCAAGTTTACTACAAATTAGATATTTTTACCTCCCAAATCGTGATTATCAAGGCTATTAAGTGTAAACAAAAATGTGCCGAATATTTGCCACATTGCACTTGCACAATAGACAGAACAGAACTAAAAACATGTTGGTTAAAAAGATGCTGCAATTTCCCGTCAAAATATTCAAATTGGCTAAGGCtaagcttttatatatatatatatatagactatGTAACTCATATAAAGATAATTGTTatcttataataatattataatattaatataaacaatgctataattcaattatattaaattatataaattatatattacattttgtttatttttatataatttgataatatttatattctatcTCATACATGTATATTCatatactacctccgtcccacttcaagcGTCCtgtttcttttcgacacggttATTTAGGAAAAAGTTAATTAGATTATTGAGTCGTGTAGTATAGAGTTGAAAAGGTGATGTGAGCCTAAAAAATTCTCACTTTTTAgacaatttttttcataaagggaaacaagacatttgaagtgggacagccaaaaaaataaaataagacacTTGAAGtgggaacggagggagtattatataataaatagatatatgCATATTCTCATACATGTATATTCATAtattatactctcttcgtcccattacaaatgtctcattacttttggacacatagactaagaaatgtgtaattagtagataaagtagattggtgaaaattatttaaatattaggtatataaagagaatatgttgccaaaaaaggaaaccagacatttgtaatggaacatcccattatgaaaagtgggacatttgtaatgggacgaaggaagtattaaatgatactcccttcgtccaccaaaaatagtcctaaagatggacgacacgagttttaataaaaatgattattgtattgtgagtggataaAGGGTCTTACTTAAATaatagtgtttataatgataattaattgtattgtgagtggagaataggGCGCACCATGTGATAAATAgtttccaaaaatgaaaattgactaatttttgtggacatcccaaaatgccAAAAATGGACTATTTTTTTTGGACAGAGTGAGTATAATAAActacatatattatatacatcattctacaatattattaatcaatacttttaaaagtacatacataaaaatatataatatatatattttaaaaatatagattttaatatggtatatatcataattttcgGTATACCAGACAAAGGTAACATACCGCATCAGACGGTATGTACCGGTATACCGGAAATAAGGTATCATACCTTGCTCCGGTATATACTtttaatacggtatttattgattttttatatatatatcgcggtatcggtatacaccgGTATACTCCGGTATCTAGAAAATCCATATCTATACCTTACCAAAAATCTTCGATACGGTATCATACATCACCGAAAAAATTTGGTATACGTTAAGTTTGATATTTTACAGTATTTTTTGGTACGATATGGTCGGTATACTGAATACTTTTCAATATATTTCCCCAGCCGTAACTATGACAACATCCGGATAAAAAATTCTCATATATTTGAATGACACCACACTAAATTTTATTCTTTctattttctaacaatttttatttattacacGCACAAATCTCTTCACAAATAAAAAAGACTATATGCattgatacatatatatacttcaTAAAATAAAGAGTTAAGATACAAATGTCTCCCTAAACAAGACGTCCCTAGAGCGTATCTCTCCATGTTCTCGATGTTGGCCCAAATAAACCCTCAGAGTCAATAAAAATGGTACATTTAAACCCAGGCTCTAAACGGCCGTCTAACGCCGTTcacttaaatttttaaaatttttttctcagggttctcCTCTACGTTTTCCTCATCGGTAGCCTCCACTTCGACGACACCAATTTATCAAACATGTAACGGGCAATGCACCGCCGCGTCCTAGAGTTCCCCTATTGGGTCTCAGAATTGGCCAAAATTGTGATCTACAGATTACTCAATCCAAACCCTAGCACGAGGCTGAGCTTCAACGAATTAATCAAGCTCTCGTGGTTTAAGAAGTCGTTCTCGCAGGAGAATCTGAGGTCTCAAAGCGACAACAAGGTGGGATCGGAGTTTCTCGATCCTAAAGGGTTCAAATTCATAACTAGAGCGGATGTTTTCTACTTGATCTCGATGTCGTCGGGTTTGAATTTATCGGGGTTGTTCGAGGAGGAAGGGAGTAGTAAGGAGATGAGATTTACCAATGCAATGGCAGTGGTGGAGATTGAGGAGAAGGTGAGGAAGGCTGGGCTCGAATTTGGGTGCACAGTGGAGAGAAGGAAGGGCGGAGGTATCAGGCTGGTGAAGGGGatggcggtggcggtggtggtggagatATGGGAGGTCGCGGCAGAGCTGTGGTTGGTGGAGTTGAGATTGATCGACGGCGGCGCAGCGAAGTTCGGTGAAGAAGGTTCAACGCAACCTAGCAAGAACAACAACCAATTTCAAAATCAGATTTCCAATTTCATGATCTGGAAACGTCGATGGCAGTCGTAGTAATCGGCTTGGGTCGATGACAGTCGCAGTAACTGTCGATGGCAATCGCAGTAATCGGCGAGGAAGCGTGACGCCTGGAAACGTCACAATCCTTCTCCGGCGTGGCACCGAACGCGGTGGAGACGGGAATCGGAAGAAGGCGGCGGCTACTACTTAAAAGGTGGGCCccatgagaaaataaaaataaaaaaacaaaaatttaagtgaACGGCATTAGACGGTTGTTTAGAGCCTCGATTTAAATGTACCCTTTTTATTGACTCTGGGGGTTTATTTCGGCCAACATCGAGAATAGAGAGGGATACGCTCTAGAGGTGTCTTGTTTAGAGGggcatttgtaccttaaccctaaaatgaaataaaaactcTATTAGAAAATTCTAAGTAAAACTCGGGAAAGGATTTAGATTTTAGGACACGTAGGGCCGAATTCGATCAGATTTTCTGAGATTCGTTGTTGCAGGAAATCTTTAATATACCTATATTCTCACagttattaaatttaacaataaCAAAATCTTGTGTACACCCGGGTTGTACCCTGCCCAAATTCCCAAATCGTCTGACCCGGTTTGTTTTTATGGTGAGCGCAGATCTTGGGTCCGACCCAATCCGGAT is a window encoding:
- the LOC130998548 gene encoding CBL-interacting serine/threonine-protein kinase 7-like; the encoded protein is MHRRVLEFPYWVSELAKIVIYRLLNPNPSTRLSFNELIKLSWFKKSFSQENLRSQSDNKVGSEFLDPKGFKFITRADVFYLISMSSGLNLSGLFEEEGSSKEMRFTNAMAVVEIEEKVRKAGLEFGCTVERRKGGGIRLVKGMAVAVVVEIWEVAAELWLVELRLIDGGAAKFGEEGSTQPSKNNNQFQNQISNFMIWKRRWQS